The Parambassis ranga chromosome 14, fParRan2.1, whole genome shotgun sequence genome includes a window with the following:
- the st6gal1 gene encoding beta-galactoside alpha-2,6-sialyltransferase 1 isoform X1, with the protein MGYKIPGAAMDRVSLLWRLRRRARRGVLCMVFLCISMGLLYALCAENSVTVTDAIFGIRARTRAQPRTHSVIKVLRGGAKPMYVDPQKLPGVIPGDPNRPIPVLSSPNHTQEAADSPSKRKREREPSGFFSRLLPRPFTRALETLFGGRRRGELSGKGGDAEFFGPHGPLGQVWDDEMSSSMLGNRLRKVVLNYQAMNKYGVEVSGPGGVPSRPKLRGPELLCQLKDKVEVMTLTSDLQPFSALPLAAQLPPKPLTYDLGPYKSCAVVSSAGSLRYSGLGKEIDSHDAVLRFNAAPTSGYEKDVGSKTTIRLINSQVMASDDHRFLSSSLYSSGVLVAWDPAPFSADLSQWYNRTDYPIFTQYQRYRRLHPLQPFYILHPRFEWQVWQRIQDNMAEPIQKNPPSSGLLGTVLMMSLCEVVHVYEFLPSRRKTELCHYYQRFYDAACTLGAYHPLLYEKNLVKRMNQGSDRDIYTRGRITLPGFSKLNCTQAAGGTPNH; encoded by the exons attCCCGGAGCGGCGATGGACAGGGTCAGCCTTCTGTGGCGCCTGAGACGCCGAGCTCGCCGCGGTGTGCTCTGTATGGTCTTCCTCTGCATCTCCATGGGTCTCCTGTATGCGCTCTGCGCTGAGAACAGCGTGACGGTCACTGACGCCATCTTCGGCATCCGAGCACGAACCCGGGCTCAACCTCGTACACACTCTGTCATCAAG GTGCTGCGAGGCGGAGCCAAGCCCATGTACGTCGACCCTCAGAAGCTTCCGGGTGTCATCCCAGGTGACCCCAACCGTCCAATCCCTGTCCTCTCATCCCCAAACCACACCCAGGAGGCTGCAGACTCACCGTCAAAGCGGAAAAGAGAACGGGAACCTTCCGGGTTTTTCTCTCGCTTGCTGCCGCGCCCCTTCACGCGGGCACTGGAGACCCTGTTCGGAGGTCGACGGAGAGGGGAGCTGAGTGGCAAAGGTGGAGACGCAGAGTTTTTCGGGCCTCACGGGCCTCTGGGACAGGTGTGGGACGATGAGATGTCCAGCAGCATGCTGGGAAACAGGCTGAGGAAGGTGGTGCTGAACTACCAG GCTATGAACAAATACGGCGTCGAGGTGTCTGGTCCCGGCGGTGTCCCTAGCAGGCCGAAGCTGAGGGGTCCTGAGCTCCTCTGCCAACTTAAAGACAAGGTGGAAGTCAtgactttgacctctgacctccagcccTTCTCAGCACTGCCCTTGGCTGCTCAGCTGCCACCAAAGCCGCTGACCTATGACCTTGGGCCTTACAAGAGCTGCGCTGTGGTGTCATCAGCAGGATCACTCCGCTACTCTGGACTGGGAAAAGAGATCG actcTCACGACGCCGTGCTGCGCTTCAACGCTGCGCCAACCAGCGGTTACGAGAAAGACGTCGGCTCCAAAACCACCATCCGCCTCATCAACTCAcag GTGATGGCGTCTGATGACCACCGTTTCCTGTCCAGTTCTCTGTACAGCTCAGGGGTCTTGGTGGCCTGGGACCCTGCCCCTTTCTCTGCTGACCTGTCACAG TGGTACAACAGGACAGATTATCCCATCTTCACCCAGTACCAGAGGTACAGGAGGCTTCACCCGCTGCAGCCCTTCTACATCCTGCACCCTCGCTTTGAGTGGCAGGTCTGGCAGCGAATACAAGACAACATGGCTGAACCCATCCAGAAGAACCCACCCTCCTCCGGCCTGCTCG GCACGGTTCTGATGATGTCTTTGTGCGAGGTGGTGCACGTCTACGAGTTCCTGCCATCCCGGAGAAAGACGGAGCTCTGCCATTACTACCAGCGGTTCTACGACGCCGCCTGCACGCTCGGCGCCTACCACCCGCTGTTGTACGAGAAGAACCTGGTCAAGAGGATGAACCAGGGCTCTGACCGTGACATCTACACCCGCGGACGCATCACGCTGCCGGGGTTCAGCAAGCTGAACTGCACGCAGGCTGCAGGAGGCACGCCGAACCACTGA
- the st6gal1 gene encoding beta-galactoside alpha-2,6-sialyltransferase 1 isoform X2, translating into MDRVSLLWRLRRRARRGVLCMVFLCISMGLLYALCAENSVTVTDAIFGIRARTRAQPRTHSVIKVLRGGAKPMYVDPQKLPGVIPGDPNRPIPVLSSPNHTQEAADSPSKRKREREPSGFFSRLLPRPFTRALETLFGGRRRGELSGKGGDAEFFGPHGPLGQVWDDEMSSSMLGNRLRKVVLNYQAMNKYGVEVSGPGGVPSRPKLRGPELLCQLKDKVEVMTLTSDLQPFSALPLAAQLPPKPLTYDLGPYKSCAVVSSAGSLRYSGLGKEIDSHDAVLRFNAAPTSGYEKDVGSKTTIRLINSQVMASDDHRFLSSSLYSSGVLVAWDPAPFSADLSQWYNRTDYPIFTQYQRYRRLHPLQPFYILHPRFEWQVWQRIQDNMAEPIQKNPPSSGLLGTVLMMSLCEVVHVYEFLPSRRKTELCHYYQRFYDAACTLGAYHPLLYEKNLVKRMNQGSDRDIYTRGRITLPGFSKLNCTQAAGGTPNH; encoded by the exons ATGGACAGGGTCAGCCTTCTGTGGCGCCTGAGACGCCGAGCTCGCCGCGGTGTGCTCTGTATGGTCTTCCTCTGCATCTCCATGGGTCTCCTGTATGCGCTCTGCGCTGAGAACAGCGTGACGGTCACTGACGCCATCTTCGGCATCCGAGCACGAACCCGGGCTCAACCTCGTACACACTCTGTCATCAAG GTGCTGCGAGGCGGAGCCAAGCCCATGTACGTCGACCCTCAGAAGCTTCCGGGTGTCATCCCAGGTGACCCCAACCGTCCAATCCCTGTCCTCTCATCCCCAAACCACACCCAGGAGGCTGCAGACTCACCGTCAAAGCGGAAAAGAGAACGGGAACCTTCCGGGTTTTTCTCTCGCTTGCTGCCGCGCCCCTTCACGCGGGCACTGGAGACCCTGTTCGGAGGTCGACGGAGAGGGGAGCTGAGTGGCAAAGGTGGAGACGCAGAGTTTTTCGGGCCTCACGGGCCTCTGGGACAGGTGTGGGACGATGAGATGTCCAGCAGCATGCTGGGAAACAGGCTGAGGAAGGTGGTGCTGAACTACCAG GCTATGAACAAATACGGCGTCGAGGTGTCTGGTCCCGGCGGTGTCCCTAGCAGGCCGAAGCTGAGGGGTCCTGAGCTCCTCTGCCAACTTAAAGACAAGGTGGAAGTCAtgactttgacctctgacctccagcccTTCTCAGCACTGCCCTTGGCTGCTCAGCTGCCACCAAAGCCGCTGACCTATGACCTTGGGCCTTACAAGAGCTGCGCTGTGGTGTCATCAGCAGGATCACTCCGCTACTCTGGACTGGGAAAAGAGATCG actcTCACGACGCCGTGCTGCGCTTCAACGCTGCGCCAACCAGCGGTTACGAGAAAGACGTCGGCTCCAAAACCACCATCCGCCTCATCAACTCAcag GTGATGGCGTCTGATGACCACCGTTTCCTGTCCAGTTCTCTGTACAGCTCAGGGGTCTTGGTGGCCTGGGACCCTGCCCCTTTCTCTGCTGACCTGTCACAG TGGTACAACAGGACAGATTATCCCATCTTCACCCAGTACCAGAGGTACAGGAGGCTTCACCCGCTGCAGCCCTTCTACATCCTGCACCCTCGCTTTGAGTGGCAGGTCTGGCAGCGAATACAAGACAACATGGCTGAACCCATCCAGAAGAACCCACCCTCCTCCGGCCTGCTCG GCACGGTTCTGATGATGTCTTTGTGCGAGGTGGTGCACGTCTACGAGTTCCTGCCATCCCGGAGAAAGACGGAGCTCTGCCATTACTACCAGCGGTTCTACGACGCCGCCTGCACGCTCGGCGCCTACCACCCGCTGTTGTACGAGAAGAACCTGGTCAAGAGGATGAACCAGGGCTCTGACCGTGACATCTACACCCGCGGACGCATCACGCTGCCGGGGTTCAGCAAGCTGAACTGCACGCAGGCTGCAGGAGGCACGCCGAACCACTGA